The sequence TCGACGCTTCGCACTGTGCAGCTTGTAATCTGAAACACAGGAATCTATAGCAGCCACGACTGATGAGCTATACGCCCACCCAGTATTATCAAACGCATTAGTAATTCGAAGCCTGATATGCCCTCCGGAGAGCACGCCCGCCTGTGGAGACGCAGTTGAAGCTATAACCCCAGCGATATGGGTGCCATGGGAGTTGGATGGTTCGTCCCACGCAACTTCATCTCCACTGGTATACGACGGGGAGCCGGAAGCCGTGTTATCGCTAAGGTCTGGGTGTGATGTGTCGTAACCGGAATCAATGATGCAGACAATTACGTTCTCCGCACCTTCATCACTGACCAGATTCGCTTGAATATCCCTGATGTTATACAACACCTCCTGGCTAAAAAGCTGCCTCGGATTATCCGGCTCAACATATTCAATCGCCGGGTCCAAAGCCAGGCGCGCGAGCACCTGATCACTGGCTGACACGGAAACAACCCCAAGACGTGGATGGGATGCTCTAACCTCCGCGCCGAAAGCTGTCACAAGAGTATTCATACTCTCGAGCAACATGCCTTTACCGTGGGGAGTATCCCCCTCAGTTTTAAATTTAACGATGTAACGCGGCTCGAGCGGCGAGCCCAACCATTTTTCAGACGAGAATGAATTATTTGATAGCAGGACGAAAAACCCGATCACTATATAAGCTAGCTTATATGCGGCGCGTTTTTGTTTTAGATTAATTATTATCACTTTACCACCTCCATGCTTGTTTAAAGTGACAACAATATACGCCTACCACACCGTCATTATGATGAAATTTACATCACTGTTAGTTATGACTCTACTTGGCTTTACTTCGATAACATATGAACTATTGCAGTAGTAAACGCTACGGTAAAAAATTACCTGATTACCGTCTCAGCAGGGCATATAAACACTTTAAGAAAACTATGTGTCAACAGGAATAACGTCCCTTTTGCATTCAAGCGCGTTTTCATCGATGCGCTGTTCCATAAAAAGGAGTGCAAAAGAAAATAAAGCCAAAGACAGCGTTAATAGAAAATCAAGCTTTCTAACAAACCACGATAGGTTGTAGAGAAATGGTTTTTAAAAAACAGCCCGCAAAGCATCATAAAATGCGATTTGCGGGCTTTATTACTCTGTGATGCTAACAGACGTAGCAGTTAACCTTGTAGGAGCTGCAACACCTGCTGCGGCTGTGCATTGGCCTGAGCCAGCATGGCTTGCGATGCTTGCTGGAGCACCTGCGAACGACTCAATTTGGACGTTTCAGAAGCGAAATCCGCATCGACAATCCGCGAGCGGGCAGCGGATGTTTTTTCGGAAATATTCGCCAGGTTACTCATGGTAAAGTCAAGGCGGTTATTGATCGCACCCAGATCCGAACGAGTGGAGTTAATTTGCTCTAAAGCCGTATCGATAATATCGATCGCAGCTTGCGCGCCCCGCGCCGTATCGATTTCAATTCCCGCAATTGAGCCGGTTCCTTCAGCGGCATTCATTTCCTGGAATCCAGTAATGGTTTCCACGTTCGCATTCACCGCACCATCGCCGTAACGAATTTGAATCGGCGACTGATCCGCAGCACGTAACCCTATCTGGGTTGCCGTGACCTCGTATGCGACCACACCGGTTTCATTGGACAGCTCATTAATCGCCGCGATGGTAAGGTCTACTTGCGCGGCCGCATCCGAGCCCGCTTCAATTGCGCCTATTGCGACATCGTTGACAACAAGGTCGCCAGCATTGATCGCAGCGGTTGCAGTTACCGCTGTACCAATCCAGTTTTCGTTGTCATCCTGCATATTTAGACCGAGACCTTCTTGGATGGTCGCCGTCATGGCAGTACCGGCCTCAATTTTTACGCCGCGGTTTTCATTGCTGGTATCGGTGAATACCCAGGAAAAACTGGTTGTTGCGATACCACCTGTTGCAGACGACTGGTCCGCGGTAATCGTTATCTGCGTTGCATTCTCCGCAGTTAGGACCAATTTTCCATCGGAATTGAGTTTCGCAGTAACAGCTGTACCTTCGTTAATGCGAGCGACCAAGTCGTCCATTGATGAGGTATCGGTAATGATATAATCCTGACTATTGCCGTCGCCGTCCACCAGACTAAACGAAAAATTGGTGCCGGTGGGCAACACGCCATTACCGGCCGTGTCTGCAACCACAGAAACCAGGGTACTCACTTCAGCGCCCTTTCCATCCAAATCACTATTTAGAATTTCAAGCGCGTCGTTAACAGAAGTTGCCGCCGTGAGGCTACTAATTGCCACATCGTTTACTTCTAGTACGTTAGCCGCAATTGTTTGAATTAAACCCAGTGCCTGCGCCGGTGTTGCCGCCGTTAGCGCTTCGCCAACATAATCGCCAGAGTTGTTGCCCAATGCACTCGCGCTAAACCCTTGAATGGACAGATCGATAGTTTGATAGGCTTCTGAGCCTACCTGTAAAGAAACGTCGCTCAAGCTACCGTCCAGCAAAGGCTGGCCATTGAAGGTGGTTGAACTGGCAATACGATCGACTTCCTCTTTCAATTGCTGCACTTCCGCGTCCAGTGTGGAGCGGTCCAGATCGGAATAAATTCCGTTGGCAGACTGAATCGAAAGTTCGCGCATACGCTGCAAGATGTTGGTAACCTCATCCAGTGCGCCTTCAGCAGTCTGAATTAAGGACACCCCATCATTAGCGTTGCGAATCGCCTGATCGAGACCGCGAATCTGGGAAGTCTGTCGATTGGAAATTGCAAGGCCAGCGGCATCATCGCGGGCATTGTTAATACGTTTTCCCGAAGCCAAACGCTCCATAGCCTGCGACATGTCGTTGCCAGATTTAACAAGTTGCCTTTGAGAATTTAACGCGGCAACGTTTGTGTTAATAACTAAAGGCATGTTTATTTCTCCTATTACGTAAGTCGCCAATCACCATGGAGGTGACAGCAGCAATAATTCTTGCTGTCACGGATATGGGCCAGCAGAGGATTACATTCGGGAAATTGCAACCAATATGCCAAGTTAAAAAAACGGCTTTTTTATCGATTTTTTCGCCGTATGCATCAATTAAGCTGAGGGTTGCGGCAACTTTTGTCGGTGTGCGGAAAATCGGTTGCCGCTTATCGCCGTGCCTGCGCATCAGATACTTAAATCCTTCGCACTTCGCCCTAACACCCTGTCCATAAAACGAAATAGATCAGGGTCTATTGAAATCAACTCAACGGAAAATAAATTTTGAAATACGCAAAAAACCAACCGCACAACTGACTGGTTTAACGGGTATTTAAAAAATAGGTTGGCAAATTAAAGCTGTGAGAACAAATTAAGCTGGCTAACACGAATAAAGGTCGACTGGGCTGCCTGAAGAATCATGGATTGCGCAGACAGTCGGGTTGTCGCCTCTGCGTAATCTAGATCACGCAACTCGCCCAGTACATCCCGGGTTACCAGCTCAGTATCCAGATGCAAATCACGGGTGCTCTCCAAGGTGTTGTAGCGCGCACCCAGTTTGGCGGTCACATCAAGAATGCTGGTTTGCGCGTTTTTTAAATTATCGAGTGTAACGCCCACCATTTTATCCAATGACTCACGGGATTCATCAGAACCGTCGAAATGCTTCATGGCTTCGCTAAATCGCGCCAGGGTAGTCAGTACATCCTGCTTATTGGAAGAGTCGATAAACACACGGTCACCGGGTTTACCGGGGACACCATCAGCACTGGTGGATGAACCATCAACCGTAAGCCCTGTCACCGCATTTAAATTCCCGCTTCCGCCACCTAACGTAATGGGAGCGCCACTGGCAACCTTGAAGCCAGTCGCATCTACAGTAACGCCCAACTCGGCAAGAATTTGTGCGTTTCCATTCCCCGTCGAGTTCATTAGCGCTACAAAATCCGCCGCATTAGTCACTAGCCCATCCAGGGTAAGTGTTTCTGTTCGCCCGCCTACGCGAACGGTGAAGATTTCGTTAGCTGGCGGACTGAAATCATATGGATAAACTACGGGTCCCTGAGAACCAAAATTGCGGGTCGATGGCAGCGCTGCCTCGCCGGAAACCGGGTGCCCTGTTATACGAAATCTGACACCATTAACTTCTATATCGTTTCCACCAATATATGGCTGGTTCGCGATAACTATGCGTCCGGTGTTTCGTTCGGTAATCGTGTAGTTCTTTCCCGCCGGCGAAATCTGGTTATCCGCATTGAAGCTAACAACCATATCGCGGGGATAAAATTCATCGAAAGCTTCCTGGTCAATCACTTCGCCAACAGAGATCGCAATACCCGGAACGGATGTATTCGCGCTGCTCGTGTACGTATGGATGGTGTTTTCGGCGCTTTCCACATCGAGAAAAAGTTCTTTACCTGAATCGCTCGCCGCAATCGTGGTGTTATTGGCAATTTTCACATATTGCTGGCCTTCATCGCCGTTGTAGCGAAAGCCACTGGCCGCAGTACCCGAAAAGGGTTCTTGACCGCTTTTATAGCCGCCAAAAATATAGTCACCATTCGCATTCTGACTATTCAATAAATTTAGCAACTCATCAAGCCGCGTATCGACTTCTGCCGCCAACGCATCGTATTCACTTTCAGAGAGCGTTGCGGTGTTACC comes from Teredinibacter turnerae and encodes:
- a CDS encoding flagellin, encoding MPLVINTNVAALNSQRQLVKSGNDMSQAMERLASGKRINNARDDAAGLAISNRQTSQIRGLDQAIRNANDGVSLIQTAEGALDEVTNILQRMRELSIQSANGIYSDLDRSTLDAEVQQLKEEVDRIASSTTFNGQPLLDGSLSDVSLQVGSEAYQTIDLSIQGFSASALGNNSGDYVGEALTAATPAQALGLIQTIAANVLEVNDVAISSLTAATSVNDALEILNSDLDGKGAEVSTLVSVVADTAGNGVLPTGTNFSFSLVDGDGNSQDYIITDTSSMDDLVARINEGTAVTAKLNSDGKLVLTAENATQITITADQSSATGGIATTSFSWVFTDTSNENRGVKIEAGTAMTATIQEGLGLNMQDDNENWIGTAVTATAAINAGDLVVNDVAIGAIEAGSDAAAQVDLTIAAINELSNETGVVAYEVTATQIGLRAADQSPIQIRYGDGAVNANVETITGFQEMNAAEGTGSIAGIEIDTARGAQAAIDIIDTALEQINSTRSDLGAINNRLDFTMSNLANISEKTSAARSRIVDADFASETSKLSRSQVLQQASQAMLAQANAQPQQVLQLLQG
- the flgL gene encoding flagellar hook-associated protein FlgL; the protein is MRISSLQIFNIANKSMSGASREMVHTQEQLSTGKRVLTPADDPVASTKIMQLTTDLANIDQYRKNIDLAENNLVAEESAMTSVGNLLQRIQELAVQAGNTATLSESEYDALAAEVDTRLDELLNLLNSQNANGDYIFGGYKSGQEPFSGTAASGFRYNGDEGQQYVKIANNTTIAASDSGKELFLDVESAENTIHTYTSSANTSVPGIAISVGEVIDQEAFDEFYPRDMVVSFNADNQISPAGKNYTITERNTGRIVIANQPYIGGNDIEVNGVRFRITGHPVSGEAALPSTRNFGSQGPVVYPYDFSPPANEIFTVRVGGRTETLTLDGLVTNAADFVALMNSTGNGNAQILAELGVTVDATGFKVASGAPITLGGGSGNLNAVTGLTVDGSSTSADGVPGKPGDRVFIDSSNKQDVLTTLARFSEAMKHFDGSDESRESLDKMVGVTLDNLKNAQTSILDVTAKLGARYNTLESTRDLHLDTELVTRDVLGELRDLDYAEATTRLSAQSMILQAAQSTFIRVSQLNLFSQL